In one Silene latifolia isolate original U9 population chromosome 10, ASM4854445v1, whole genome shotgun sequence genomic region, the following are encoded:
- the LOC141605118 gene encoding putative recombination initiation defects 3, which produces MKLKMNKACDLNSISVLPPHTRRSSMTMAQQSRSQASQQSFSQGVSSQQNAMFSQLSQNALDEMLTDNQRFGSQDKDNSVKRVSCLAPASYPREESQLPMSMSSANLTRRWSSTSLPDQKCQLSGELEHKVATMETLLSRLGMILDSVQADVMQVNKGTKELSLSVEGIRQKSIAHDDSLHILNRGQEEIRTSLDAGLRSINNQLSRITPQEKMQEMMSKVMTLLEQMEANVREQTEDLSKCFSEDLQTIICSLKSLNQKHLPLAILPPKVTGGDCSSQRPLFRRESEPLKISKQGHLAPKIELGWTTVKAEQGALSNQYGNSCRNLLQRRISPLARQQGIVFSLDEESDEDFSCFIIEKELDNHRVDEEADRILKRARRKRKQSCKR; this is translated from the exons ATGAAGTTAAAGATGAACAAAGCTTGCGATCTCAATTCTATTTCCGTTCTTCCTCCTCACACCAG GCGATCGAGTATGACAATGGCGCAACAATCGCGATCGCAAGCGTCACAGCAGTCGTTTTCTCAAGGAGTCTCGTCGCAGCAAAATGCGATGTTCTCGCAGTTATCGCAGAACGCATTAGATGAAATGCTCACTGATAATCAA AGATTTGGCTCACAGGACAAAGATAACTCGGTGAAAAGAGTTTCCTGCCTTGCTCCCGCCTCCTACCCTCGTGAAGAAAGCCAGTTGCCGATGTCCATGTCTTCTGCTAATTTAACACGCAGATGGAGCTCCACTTCTCTACCAGATCAGAAAT GCCAGCTAAGTGGTGAACTTGAACATAAAGTGGCTACAATGGAAACATTGCTTAGCAGATTAGGCATGATCTTGGACTCTGTTCAGGCTGATGTCATGCAAGTAAACAAAGGAACAAAAGAGCTATCACTTTCAG TGGAAGGCATACGTCAGAAGTCAATTGCTCATGATGATTCCCTTCATATTTTG AATCGGGGCCAGGAAGAGATCAGAACTAGCCTGGATGCAGGTTTGAGATCAATTAACAATCAATTAAGCCGCATTACACCACAGGAAAAGATGCAAGAGATGATGTCTAAAGTTATGACTTTGTTGGAGCAAATGGAGGCTAATGTTCGAGAACAGACTGAAGACCTTTCAAAATGCTTCTCTGAAGACCTGCAG ACAATCATCTGCAGCCTGAAGTCCTTAAATCAAAAGCATCTTCCCCTTGCTATTCTCCCTCCTAAG GTTACTGGCGGTGATTGTTCGTCGCAGAGGCCACTTTTCAGAAG GGAATCTGAACCCCTAAAAATTTCCAAGCAAGGTCATCTTGCCCCAAAGATCGAACTAGGCTGGACAACTGTTAAAGCTGAGCAAGGAGCTTTATCAAATCAATATGGAAATTCCTGCAGGAATCTGTTACAAAGAAGGATCTCTCCACTG GCTAGACAGCAGGGAATTGTCTTCAGTTTGGATGAAGAGTCAGATGAAGACTTCTCATGCTTTATCATCGAAAAAGAACTAG ACAATCACCGAGTGGATGAAGAGGCTGATCGGATTCTAAAAAGAGCAAGGAGAAAGAGAAAACAAAGTTGTAAAAGATGA
- the LOC141607103 gene encoding transcription factor EGL1-like — translation MAEAMGIWHGMRKALERANLNIEVESDRKVVVEALRRKTRDEVILFAIIEGVLKVEMASEVCDGDSDGGWYGDRRDNSDWIGWVIEWGEGYCNEDTKGKPSSKSSEVHTDNLGVQRSEQLRKLYESMLEGKLCEQGKKKTSATLSLEDLSDLEWYYLLCMSFTFKYGQSLPGRAYSTGQHIWLCDAQTTDTDVFTRSLLAKTVICFPHMGGVIELGSTNLISEDLKLIEDIVMTPRDVIKPVCSQLDSSSTVHSRNHLVDIIPNIDFTEDHMFSKEIENAVNQEDMNICSMDSSETLNLDIHYKTGMDRIIGDQNRFNSGYLFGVPFSGAFRYSESLMVQENDDNLKKPQHYGLQELHSTEQDRIDNVPLYASEERRELEELEGRQNGLDFGMDSESSSAANGLDKAIEADLMELLDIEVRFVNDEVQVEMSCVLREYLLLDILKTLHNLNLDTLTVQSSTYGGALFLSLKAKFRGTAFASEGMIKQALRRITSMY, via the exons ATGGCGGAAGCGATGGGCATATGGCATGGAATGCGAAAGGCACTTGAACGAGCAAATTTGAACATTGAAGTTGAAAGCGATCGTAAGGTGGTGGTTGAGGCTTTGCGGCGGAAAACAAGGGACGAAGTGATTTTGTTTG CCATTATTGAAGGGGTTTTGAAGGTTGAAATGGCGAGTGAAGTGTGCGACGGTGATAGCGATGGCGGGTGGTATGGCGACCGACGTGACAACAGTGATTGGATTGGCTG GGTGATAGAATGGGGTGAAGGCTACTGTAACGAAGACACGAAAGGGAAGCCGTCATCAAAGTCGTCTGAAGTTCATACCGATAATTTAGGAGTACAGAGAAGTGAGCAGTTGAGAAAACTGTATGAGTCAATGTTAGAAGGTAAATTATGTGAACAAGGAAAAAAGAAAACTTCTGCCACTTTGTCTTTGGAAGACCTCTCTGATTTGGAATGGTATTACTTGCTTTGTATGTCCTTCACATTCAAATATGGCCAAAG TTTACCAGGAAGGGCATACTCAACTGGACAGCATATATGGCTTTGTGATGCTCAGACGACTGATACCGATGTATTTACACGATCTTTACTGGCAAAG ACTGTAATTTGTTTTCCACACATGGGAGGTGTGATTGAGCTAGGTTCAACAAACCTG ATTTCCGAGGACTTGAAGCTTATTGAAGATATAGTAATGACGCCACGAGATGTCATAAAACCAGTTTGTTCCCAACTAGATTCAAGCAGTACAGTTCATTCCAGGAACCATCTGGTGGATATAATACCAAACATTGATTTTACTGAAGATCATATGTTTTCTAAGGAAATTGAAAATGCAGTAAACCAAGAAGATATGAACATATGTTCAATGGATAGTTCCGAGACCCTTAATTTGGATATTCATTATAAAACGGGTATGGACCGGATAATTGGAGACCAAAACAGGTTTAATTCCGGTTACCTATTTGGAGTACCGTTTAGCGGTGCTTTTAGGTACTCAGAAAGCCTAATGGTTCAGGAAAATGATGATAATCTTAAGAAACCACAACATTATGGTCTACAAGAGTTGCATTCTACCGAGCAGGATAGGATAGACAACGTACCCTTATACGCTTCTGAGGAAAGACGAGAGCTTGAGGAGCTTGAGGGGAGACAGAATGGACTAGACTTTGGGATGGATTCGGAAAGTTCAAGTGCAGCAAATGGGTTGGATAAGGCCATTGAAGCGGATCTCATGGAGTTATTAGATATTGAAGTCCGCTTTGTGAATGACGAGGTTCAAGTTGAAATGAGTTGTGTGTTGAGGGAGTATTTGTTGCTTGATATTCTGAAAACCTTGCATAATCTCAACCTTGATACACTCACAGTTCAGTCGTCGACATATGGTGGAGCTCTTTTCTTGTCCCTTAAAGCCAAG TTCAGGGGAACAGCATTTGCATCAGAAGGGATGATCAAACAAGCTCTAAGAAGAATTACCAGCATGTACTGA